In Streptosporangiales bacterium, one genomic interval encodes:
- a CDS encoding SHOCT domain-containing protein, whose protein sequence is MPDWISGMMWMMLFWAVLGLALLVAIVLAIVWLARRLTTGAARRQVDPAEEVLRRRYATGEIDRDEYERRLVDLRNQ, encoded by the coding sequence ATGCCGGATTGGATAAGCGGCATGATGTGGATGATGCTGTTCTGGGCAGTGCTCGGCTTGGCCCTACTTGTGGCGATCGTTCTTGCGATCGTCTGGCTGGCGCGGAGGCTGACCACTGGCGCAGCTCGCCGGCAGGTTGACCCGGCCGAGGAGGTCTTGCGTCGCCGCTACGCGACCGGAGAGATCGACCGGGACGAATACGAGCGTCGGCTCGTCGACCTGAGGAACCAGTGA
- a CDS encoding multicopper oxidase domain-containing protein has protein sequence MVPPGERIGVDFTADNPGQWLVHCHNAYHLVTGMATIVSYRTA, from the coding sequence ATGGTGCCGCCCGGTGAACGCATCGGCGTGGACTTCACCGCCGACAACCCCGGCCAATGGCTTGTCCACTGCCACAACGCCTACCATCTGGTCACCGGCATGGCCACCATCGTCTCCTACCGCACGGCGTAG
- a CDS encoding multicopper oxidase domain-containing protein, which translates to MPKVQVTRRDLLLGAVGVGGAAATGWTLIAFGGGNQPQRPARVQPTSDAVRRREQRRLRAGTGRTVQARLVAQPAEVDLGGRVAHTWAYGDRVPGSVIRCRAGDRLQVDVANRLPEPTTVHWHGVRLRNDMDGVPHLTQQAIPPGDRMRYSFIAPDPGTYWLHPHIRLQRERGLFAPLIIEDPHEPGNYDVEFIVVLDDWSDGATSAADWNAQGHPHGAAR; encoded by the coding sequence ATGCCCAAGGTTCAAGTCACCCGCCGCGACCTGCTGTTGGGCGCAGTCGGCGTGGGCGGGGCCGCCGCGACCGGCTGGACGCTGATCGCCTTCGGCGGCGGCAACCAACCGCAGCGGCCGGCTCGGGTGCAGCCGACGTCGGACGCGGTACGGCGACGCGAGCAGCGCCGTTTGCGTGCCGGCACCGGCCGCACCGTCCAGGCCCGGCTGGTCGCGCAGCCCGCCGAGGTCGACCTCGGCGGTCGCGTGGCACACACGTGGGCCTACGGCGACCGGGTGCCGGGCAGCGTGATCCGCTGCCGGGCCGGCGACCGGCTCCAGGTCGACGTCGCCAACCGGTTACCCGAACCCACGACCGTTCATTGGCACGGCGTGCGGCTGCGCAACGACATGGACGGCGTCCCCCACCTCACCCAACAGGCGATCCCGCCCGGGGACCGCATGCGCTACTCGTTCATCGCCCCCGACCCCGGCACCTACTGGCTGCACCCGCATATACGGCTGCAGCGCGAACGTGGCCTGTTCGCCCCGCTGATCATCGAGGACCCGCACGAGCCCGGCAACTACGACGTCGAGTTCATCGTGGTGCTCGACGACTGGAGCGACGGCGCCACGTCGGCTGCCGACTGGAACGCGCAAGGACACCCTCATGGTGCCGCCCGGTGA
- a CDS encoding SHOCT domain-containing protein, with protein sequence MSMSGAGWILPAAVMLILLVGAGGLAAVVLATMRRLATPAVAPSASGALAIARERYARGEIDHAELDRILDTLLRTEGRVDPGRG encoded by the coding sequence ATGAGCATGTCGGGCGCTGGGTGGATCTTGCCTGCTGCCGTCATGCTGATCCTGCTCGTCGGCGCTGGCGGTCTTGCGGCGGTCGTTCTCGCCACGATGCGCCGGCTCGCCACACCCGCGGTCGCGCCGAGTGCCTCTGGCGCGCTCGCGATCGCCAGAGAGCGTTACGCGCGCGGGGAGATCGACCACGCCGAGCTCGACCGGATCCTCGACACACTGCTGCGCACGGAGGGCAGAGTCGACCCGGGGCGCGGTTGA
- a CDS encoding BlaI/MecI/CopY family transcriptional regulator — MTARGAREAAVLEVLWRAEEPMAVREVLAELNRDRDDPLAYTTVMTVLARLADKGTLTRHPRGRGYAYQPAGPDPAAIAVRSVLAEHGDAALAHFVDQVRADPNVRRRLQRLMQRSPEEKPS; from the coding sequence ATGACGGCGCGGGGGGCGCGGGAGGCCGCAGTGCTGGAGGTGCTGTGGCGGGCCGAGGAGCCGATGGCCGTGCGCGAGGTCCTCGCCGAGCTCAACCGGGATCGTGACGACCCACTCGCCTACACGACCGTGATGACCGTTCTCGCCCGCCTCGCGGACAAGGGCACGCTGACCCGGCATCCGCGCGGACGTGGCTACGCCTATCAGCCCGCCGGCCCCGACCCGGCGGCAATCGCGGTGCGCAGCGTCCTGGCCGAGCACGGCGATGCGGCGCTGGCGCACTTCGTCGACCAGGTTCGGGCCGACCCGAACGTGCGGCGTCGACTGCAGCGGCTCATGCAGCGCTCGCCGGAGGAGAAGCCGTCGTGA
- a CDS encoding BlaI/MecI/CopY family transcriptional regulator — protein sequence MDRIWSADRPLRVREVLEQLQPQRPLAYTTVLTVTEILYRKGWLEREKDGRAYRYWATATRAEYAAGLMDEALAEGADRAATLLRFTERLEPSELDELRRALRAAGRRRRAG from the coding sequence ATGGACCGGATCTGGTCCGCGGATCGTCCGTTGCGGGTGCGTGAGGTGTTGGAGCAGTTGCAGCCGCAGCGGCCGCTTGCCTACACCACGGTGTTGACGGTGACCGAGATCCTGTACCGGAAGGGGTGGCTGGAGCGGGAGAAGGACGGGCGGGCCTACCGGTACTGGGCGACGGCGACGCGGGCGGAGTATGCCGCGGGGCTGATGGATGAGGCGTTGGCCGAGGGTGCGGACAGGGCGGCGACGCTGCTGCGGTTCACCGAGCGGTTGGAGCCCAGTGAGCTCGACGAGCTGCGCCGCGCGTTGCGCGCGGCGGGCCGCAGGAGGCGCGCCGGGTGA
- a CDS encoding M48 family metalloprotease: MSIALILVGYAVLLGALGIGVLRRAGWVDRAPRLGILAWLAVVASMLAAIVLAGFSLAVPIRWVSGDLAELLRACVMALRAQYATPGGTVVGVVGAVLAVTVLTRIAFCLVATVAEAGALRRRHRRVLAMIGRHDRGLDAIVVDHDVPAAYCLPGRPAQVVVTSTALADLAADEIDAVLAHERAHLRGRHHLLTVAVVGLARAFPFVPTFLVARAEVDRLVELIADDAATRCCSRLAVADALLTVAAPAPAGALGAGGSSTADRIRRLIGPGGRLSWRQRLVGVFAVAVLFAVPVLIAVGPAVAATQLTYCPVA; encoded by the coding sequence GTGAGCATCGCGCTGATTCTCGTCGGTTACGCGGTGTTGCTGGGCGCTCTTGGCATTGGTGTGTTGCGGCGGGCGGGCTGGGTCGATCGGGCGCCGCGGCTGGGCATCCTCGCGTGGCTGGCGGTGGTTGCCTCCATGCTGGCAGCGATCGTCTTGGCCGGGTTCAGTCTGGCGGTTCCCATCCGGTGGGTCAGCGGTGATCTGGCCGAGCTGCTGCGTGCCTGTGTGATGGCGTTGCGTGCCCAGTACGCGACGCCCGGTGGCACCGTGGTGGGTGTCGTCGGTGCCGTGCTCGCGGTAACGGTGCTCACCCGTATCGCGTTCTGCTTGGTCGCCACCGTCGCCGAGGCGGGCGCGCTGCGGCGTCGCCATCGGCGGGTGTTGGCGATGATCGGACGCCATGACCGCGGCCTGGACGCCATTGTGGTGGACCACGACGTTCCCGCCGCCTACTGCCTGCCGGGCCGGCCGGCGCAGGTGGTGGTGACCAGCACAGCGCTCGCCGATCTGGCTGCGGACGAGATCGACGCTGTCCTCGCGCACGAGCGCGCGCACCTGCGCGGCCGGCACCATCTCCTGACCGTCGCGGTCGTCGGGTTGGCGCGCGCGTTTCCGTTCGTCCCGACGTTCTTGGTCGCCCGGGCCGAGGTGGATCGGCTGGTCGAGCTGATCGCCGATGACGCGGCGACCCGGTGCTGCTCGCGGCTCGCGGTCGCGGACGCGCTGCTCACGGTGGCCGCGCCGGCGCCCGCCGGTGCGCTGGGGGCGGGCGGTTCGTCCACCGCCGACCGGATCCGCCGACTGATCGGCCCCGGTGGTCGGTTGAGCTGGCGGCAGCGGCTGGTCGGCGTGTTCGCGGTAGCGGTGCTGTTCGCCGTGCCGGTGCTCATCGCCGTCGGTCCCGCTGTCGCCGCCACGCAGCTGACCTACTGCCCCGTGGCCTGA
- a CDS encoding cytochrome c biogenesis protein CcdA: MHEVVFGTTLLASFVGGVVALLAPCCVSVMVPAYLAAGFSRRRGVLAATLVFAAGVGTVIVPIGLGASAISRLLTGYHLLVFSIGGVVMAAAGVAMLLGWRPRLPMPSARPAGRGYSSAYALGVFSGAASACCAPVLVGVAVLSGATASFAAALGVGLTYVAGMVAPLAALALVWDRRDWSSSRWLHGRQVTMRLGPLRRRMALGHALAGGLLVVMGALTVVLAFTGPSMPNTGWRVRFAADLQHAAAVVTEVLGWIPGWVFGLVLLAAAVLLVRAAFRRTRPPEADDATAADPDPVTTTSTLEESMHER; encoded by the coding sequence ATGCACGAGGTGGTATTCGGCACGACGCTGCTGGCGTCCTTCGTCGGGGGCGTGGTGGCGTTGCTCGCTCCCTGCTGTGTGTCGGTGATGGTTCCGGCGTATCTCGCAGCCGGGTTCAGTCGCCGGCGGGGTGTCCTCGCGGCGACGTTGGTGTTCGCGGCGGGTGTGGGAACTGTGATCGTGCCCATCGGGCTGGGCGCGAGCGCGATCAGCAGGTTGCTTACCGGGTATCACCTGCTGGTGTTCTCCATCGGTGGCGTGGTGATGGCGGCAGCGGGTGTGGCGATGCTGCTCGGGTGGCGGCCGCGGCTGCCGATGCCGTCCGCGCGACCCGCCGGGCGGGGCTACAGCTCTGCGTATGCGCTGGGCGTGTTCTCCGGCGCGGCGAGCGCCTGCTGCGCGCCGGTGCTGGTCGGGGTCGCGGTGTTGTCGGGGGCGACTGCCTCGTTCGCCGCGGCGCTGGGGGTCGGTCTCACCTACGTGGCGGGCATGGTGGCACCGCTGGCCGCGCTGGCGTTGGTGTGGGACCGCCGGGACTGGTCGTCCAGCCGGTGGCTGCACGGCCGGCAGGTCACCATGCGACTGGGGCCGTTGCGGCGGCGGATGGCGCTCGGCCACGCGCTGGCCGGCGGCCTGCTGGTGGTGATGGGTGCGCTGACGGTGGTGCTGGCGTTCACCGGTCCGTCGATGCCGAACACCGGGTGGCGGGTCCGCTTCGCCGCCGACCTCCAGCACGCCGCGGCGGTGGTCACCGAGGTCCTGGGATGGATCCCGGGCTGGGTGTTCGGGCTGGTGCTGCTTGCCGCGGCGGTGTTGCTGGTGCGGGCTGCTTTCCGCCGTACCCGGCCACCCGAAGCCGATGACGCTACAGCGGCCGACCCAGACCCCGTGACCACCACATCGACGCTGGAGGAGTCCATGCATGAGCGGTAG